The genomic stretch CCCCCCCCCCCGCCCCCCCCCCCCCGCAGCGCCACCCCCCAACCCTTGTCATCCTGAAGCCGTCTTCGGCTGAAGGATCTCGGGCGCGAAATAGTGCGCTTAATAGCGTCCTCCACTGAATTAATTTGAACACCAGTACCTGTACCATATCACAAAAGGAACTTCATGAGTGCTCAGATATTTTGTCGCACAAGAATGGTGACGACGACACTCATCTGACAGAAACGGCGGCATGCGTGGTCGCGGAGGAGAGCCTGATACCCTATGTAGCCGAGCGAGACTTGCAACCGGGTGAAAATCTATGGGCGAAGATTGACCGAAATATTAGCCAATCCGCGTGTGTAGTTGGTATACTGACTGCTCGTGCAGCAGATTCCCGGGTTGTTCATGCAGAGATCGCCGCGGCAAGGGCCTACGGCAAGGAAGTGGTTCTTCTTGTTGAGCATGGTGTTGAGGTACCACTCTCCGAGCTGGGACGCGAGCATATTCCCTTCGACAGGGCAAACCCGAATCAGGCATTTGATGCATTGCGCGCTTATTTGAGGGGAGTCAGGGCTTGGAATATTTTTTGGGGGTTGCTGCTGGCCGCCGGAGCTGTTTGGCTTGGCTGGCAAGCTGTGAAGGCAATGCGATCTTGAAGACTTCGCAAGTGGCACCCATTTCAGAAATCACTTACGGAGGTCGTCATCGATACATTGCTTGAGGATATGGAACGGCTTTTGATGAGTCATATTCCGAAATTAATATCGAGCCTCATCATAGAGAAGATCGAGGCGAATGGTGTTCGGCTGACATCTCGACAGAAGAAACTGATCCAGCGAAACATCGCCGCTGAGCGTTATGACATAATCCGAATTCGAGACTGGAGATGGTGGGGACCGTCACAAGAGATCCATATCGAGTTCGACGACGCAGATAGTGCGCGCCTCGAACAAGCGGTCAGGGACTTGACGGAGAGTATGACCGACCAGTTCGGTTCAATTATTGATGAAGCTGCAGAAGCTATGCTTGCTTCTGTCGCGAAAGATTGGAAACGGGAGACCTTGCTGCGCGAGTGCGATCTGCAAGGCTTTCGCAGTCGCCTCAATACTCGGTGGCACAAGCCATTGGATCTCCTGTCTATGATGCTGGTGCTCTCCAAAGAGTTCAGTGAAGCCACCGGAACCAGGCTTCAAAATGAACAGACTGAATTGAACGGCTGCTTGGTAGCTTCTTTGGTTCGTCTACACGCTCGTGCTTGCCAAGTCGGTGACGAAATTTTAACGCTTTTACGATCTGGTTTCGCTGACGGTGCAATGGCAAGGTGGCGAAGTCTGTACGAGATCGCCGTGACCGCCATGTTAATCCAACATGGGGGAGAACAACGAGCAGAGCGTTACCTCCTCCATGATGCTATACAGGTATTTCACGGCGCGTCGCTACACCAGCGGTTCGCACTGAGACTTGGAGAAGTTCCTTTCGACGAATCCGAAATGGGCCATATGGAGCGGTCGTACAATGAGGTGAAGAGTCGTTTCGGGACGGCCTTTCTATGCCAATACGGATGGGCATCTGATGGGCCGAAGGATATGGTACGCGGGTTTGCTGACGTTGAAAAGAAGCTTGGTCTGATACACTTGCGCCCGTACTACAAGCTTGCAAGCAATAATGTGCACGCAAAGTCGCGCGGAGTCTTTCATAGACTCGGAGTCATGCATGGTTACGACTTATTGTTGACCGGTCCATCGAACTTTGGATTAGCCGACCCCGGCCAATGCATGGCTCTTTCCCTTCTGCATGTGACAACGGCTTTGGGTTCAGTTGATCCCACTGTTGAAAGCGTCATATTCATGAAGATGATGCAGCTTATGTGCACTGAGATAAGCCATGAGTTTGTGGCAGTTCAGAAACAGATCGCGACCGATGAATTTGAGGCGTAAAGAGCATAATCGTCAGGATTCGGACTAGTTGTCGTGGAATACAATTCGAATGTGTCCCAAAACGATCAACAGTTCAGCTTCGTTCTGTCGTGGCCTATTCGTTCCCTTCGGAGACAATCCCATGTCGAGTCAACCACGACGGGTCGTGCAATCCCCAAGACGCCTGCCGCCGCGAAGGGTAAGGCGTTCGTTCCACAAAACGAACTCTTCGGACCTTCAGCATAGCCTTGACTTAGCTGGGTTCGTTCGGTAAAAAACATTTTCGTGTTAAGACACTACTTTTTAATTTTTCATTTCTAATTTCTAATTTATGAATATCGACCAGTGGACGATCAAAGCGCAGGAAGCGCTGCAAGCGGCGCAGACCATTGCGCGGGACCGGGGGCAGCAGGCGCTCACGCCGCTGCATGTGCTGGCGGGAATGCTGAAGGACTCCGAAGGCGTCGCCGCGGAGATTCTGGCGAAGCTCGGCGTGCGGCCCGATGACATGCGGCGTGTGGTGGACATTGAACTCTCTCGGCTGCCTGTGGTCAGCGGCCAGGTGGGCAACACCTATCTCGATCCCGCCACGTCGCGGCTGTTCGAGGACGCGCTCAAGGAAATGTCCGCGCTGACCGATGAGTTTCTCTCCGTCGAGCATCTGCTGCTGGCCATGACCAAGACCGACGATCCACCCACGCGGCAGATCTTCCGTGACTACAAGATTTCGCATGACAACGTGCTGAAGGCCATGCGGGATATTCGCGGTGGTGAGCGCGTCAAGGATCAGAACCCCGAAGACAAGTACCGCGCGCTGGACAAGTATGGCCGCGATCTGACCGATCTGGCGCGGCGCGGCAAGCTCGATCCGGTCATTGGCCGCGATGAAGAGATCCGCCGCGTGTTGCAAGTGCTCTCGCGCCGCACCAAGAATAATCCCGTCCTGATCGGCGAACCCGGAGTGGGGAAGACCGCGATTGTCGAAGGCCTCGCGCAGCGGATCGTCTCCGGCGATGTGCCGGAAAATCTCAAAGACAAGCGCGTGGTGACGCTGGATGTCGGCTCACTGGTAGCCGGAGCGAAATTCCGGGGGGATTTCGAAGAGCGGCTCAAAGCAGTGCTGAAAGAGGTCATCGGCTCCGAAGGCGGCATTATTCTTTTCATCGATGAGATGCACAACCTTGTCGGCGCGGGGAGAGCCGAAGGCTCGATGGACGCGTCCAACCTGTTGAAGCCCGCGCTGGCCCGCGGCGAACTGCACTGCATCGGCGCCACCACCATCGATGAGTACCGCAAGTATATCGAGAAGGACGCGGCGCTGGAACGGCGCTTCCAGCCCGTGACGGTCAACGAGCCGAGCGTGGAAGATACGATCTCCATTTTGCGCGGTCTGAAAGACAAGTATGAAGTCCATCACGGCGTGCGCATCACAGACCGCGCCATCATCGCAGCGGCGACGCTCTCCCAGCGCTACATCACCGACCGCTTCCTGCCGGACAAGGCCATTGACCTGATCGATGAGGCGGCCTCCAAGCTCCGGTTGGAGATCGACTCGATGCCCGAGGAGATCGACAATCTGACCCGCCGCATCCGTCAACTCGAAATCGAGCGCATGTCTGTCTCGCGCGAACACGACGAAGCATCGCGCGACCGGCTGAGCCGCATCGAGGAAGAAGTGGCACGGCTGAAAGACCAGGAAGTCGCGCTGCGCAAGCAGTGGGAAAATGAAAAGACCGTCATTCAGCGCATTCGCCGCGTCAAAGAGGAAATTGAAGCGGCGCACACCGAAGAGCAGAAAGCCGAGCGCGAAGGCGACCTCGCTAAGGTTTCGGAAATCCGCTACGGCAAGCTGCGCGATTTCAATGACAATTTGCTCAAGGCACAGAAGCAGCTTGCCGAAATCCAGCAGGACGGCGGCATGCTCAAGGAAGAGGTGACAGAGGAGGACATCGCCGAGGTCGTCTCGCGCTGGACCAAGATTCCCGTCTCCAAGATGCTGGAAGGCGAACGCGAGAAGCTGCTGCACGTCGAGGATTACATCAAGCGGCGTGTGGTCGGGCAGGACATTGCTGTTCATGCCGTGGCCGCCGCCATTCGCCGGGGACGCTCGGGTCTGGCCGATGAACGCAAGCCCATCGGCAGCTTCCTGTTCCTTGGACCCACCGGCGTGGGCAAGACCGAGGTCGCGCGTTCGCTGGCCGCGTTTCTGTTCGATGATGAGAACGCGATGATCCGCGTTGACATGTCCGAGTACTCTGAGCGGCATACGGTCTCGCGGCTGGTGGGCGCTCCTCCGGGATATGTCGGCCATGAAGAAGGCGGGCAGCTCACCGAGGCCGTGCGCCGCCGGCCTTATTGCGTGGTGCTGCTGGATGAGATCGAGAAGGCCCATCCCGATGTATGGAATATTCTGCTGCAGGTGCTGGATGATGGCCGCCTGACGGACAGCCAGGGCCGTACCGTGGACTTCCGCAACACCATCGTGATCATGACTTCGAATCTGGGCTCCGAAATTATCAATTCACGGGCCGAAGCCATTCATAACGGCGGCGGAGACTACGAACGCGTGCAGCGCGAGGTGCTGGATCTGCTGCGGCGTTCGATCCGTCCCGAATTCCTGAACCGCATCGATGAGATCATCGTCTTCAAGCCGCTGGGCCGCAAGGAACTCAAGGACGTCGTCAGCATTCAACTGCGGCTCTTCGAAGAGCGGCTTGATCGGCAGGACATTCACCTCGAAATCACCGACGCCGCCAAGGAACTGATCCTGCGCGAAGGCTTTGACCCGGCGTTCGGTGCGCGGCCCATGAAACGCGCCATTCAACATCTGCTGGTAGACCCGCTGGCCGAGGAGTTGCTCGCAGGCGAGATTCTGCCGGGGCAGACGGTGATGGTGGAGCCCGAGCGTGATCATCTCAAACTGACGCCGTTGGCCGTAGCGGAACAGGTCTAAGACTTGGATTTCAGTCTGAACATGCGTATATTCGCGAAAACACAGTCTACCAACCTGTTTTAAAGCTGTTGACTGAAGCATATCTTGTCCATGCGTTGACCGTTGTCGCCACGCTGATTGTCCTGGAAGGCTTGCTCTCTGCGGACAATGCTCTTGTGCTGGCCGTGCTGGTCAGACATCTGCCCAAGCCTCAGCAGAAGAAGGCGCTGCTTTACGGGATTATCGGCGCCTTCGGGTTCCGGTTTGTGATGCTGCTTGCCGCGTCGTGGATCATCCGTTTCTGGTATCTGTCTGCGGCCGGCGCAGCCTATCTCGCCTATCTCAGCATTACGCATTTCATTACCCACAGCCGGGGAGTGGACCACGAAAAGCCGGTGAAGGGGCGGGGGTTCTGGAGCACCGTGGTGGTCGTGGAACTGACGGATGTCGCCTTTGCGGTGGACAGTGTGATTGCCGCCGTGGCGCTTTCCAACGAACTCTGGCTGGTGTATACCGGCGGCATGCTGGGCATTATCGCCATGCGCTTCGCTGCAGGTGGATTTCTGCGTGTCTTGGAGAAATGGCCGGGGCTTGAACACATGGCCTATGGTCTGGTGGGTTGGATTGCTGTCAAGCTGGGCTTCAGATCGTTTGAAATGGCTACGGGTCACACGGACGTTGAACTTCCTTCCTGGATTTTCTGGTCCGGCATGGGTTTGATAGCAATTGGGGGCACTCTGTGGGCAATTTTGAGGCCAAACAAAGAAATTGCCCGTCTGCAGGAGCCCAGCGATCAGGAGCGGCAGGAGCTGTAAGATGCCTCGCGGGTAACTGACCCTCCTTGAACAGAATTGTTGCCCGGACAAAACATAGATTGTTAAGGCCGTAACAAAAAGCCGGAAATCGTCGTTGATTTCCGGCCTCTTTTTTTGTATATTAAAGGCTTAAGAAGGGTAAACTACGTCTTCTTTAACATTCGCCTCACCACGGAACTCAATTCATCCTCTATGGATAAGAAAATCAGGATCTTGGTAGCCAAACCGGGCTTGGATGGACATGATCGTGGCGCCAAGGTCATGGCAGCCGCTTTTCGGGATGCTGGCATGGAGGTGATCTATACAGGCCTCCGTCAGACTCCTGACATGATTGTCGAGGCTGCGATTCAGGAGGATGTAGACGTGGTTGCCCTTTCGATTCTCTCCGGGGCTCACATGACGATTTTCCCGGCAGTTCTCAGGTTAATGACCCAGAAGGGTCTGTCTGACGTGCTGTTGACCGGGGGCGGAATCATTCCCAAGGAAGAAGCCGAAGAACTCGAGAAGCAGGGTGTTGGCCGCCTGTTCGGCCCCGGCACGCCGACTTCTGTCCCCATAGATTACATTCGCCAGTGGGTGGCCACTCGGCGCAGCGAGTGAAACAAACCTACTCCTTTCCCGTTTAAGTAAACACAGCAGCCCTATGTCAGGTCATAGTAAATGGGCGACGATCCGTCGCAAGAAAGAAAAAATTGACGCCGCCCGTGGCTCTGTATTCACGCGGCTGATCCGTGAAATCAATATCGCCGCGCGGTTGGGGGGCTCAAACATGGAGTCTAACGCCCGGCTTCGCAGCGCGGTGGACGCCGCCAAATCCGCTAATATGCCGGCGGACAACATTGATCGCGCCATTAAGAAGGGCGCGGGCGAACTGGAAGGCCAGATCCTTGAAGAAATCCGCTACGAAGGTTACGGCCCGGGCGGAGTGGCGATCCTGATCGAGTGTGTGACGGACAACCGCAACCGCACGGTCGGCGAAGTACGGCACACCTTCACCAAGCGCAATGGCACCATGGCCGAAGCGGGAGCAGTGGCGTGGATGTTTGAGCGGCGTGGCTACCTGACTCTGGAAAGCGATCAGGGGTCCGAAGACGAGATCATGGAAATTGCCATCGAGGCAGGCGCGGACGACGTCAAGGGCGACGATTCGATTTGGGAAGTCTTTACGAGCCCGGACGATCTGTACAAGATCAAGGGTGAGATTGAAGCGAAGGGCAAAAAGGTTAGCTCGGCGGAAATCTCCTACATTCCGAAGAACACCGTCAAGGTGGAAGTGGATTCTGCGAAGCAGTTGCTGGGACTGATCGATGCTCTCGAAGAGCTGGACGACACTCAGCACGTCTACGCCAACTTCGAAATGGATGATTCCGTGATGCAGTCGCTGCAATAGCGAGACTGGACAGACGCATGGGAATCGTTCTCGGTGTGGACCCCGGGCTTGCGACGACAGGCTGGGGAGTCGTAGGAGTGGACGGCAAACGATTTCAGTACCTTGAATCGGGCAAGATTACCTCGACGCCCAAGCAGCCGATGGGGAGAAGGCTGGAGCGGATTTTTGCCGGATTGCAGCAGGTGATCGAGACCTTTGGGGTGACGGGCTGCGCGGTGGAGAGCGGCTACGTGGGCGTGAGCGCCATGAGCGCCCTGTTGCTGGGGCAGGCCCGCGCGGCGGCGATTTTGGCCGCCGAAACCAAAGGCATTCCCGTAGAAACGGTGGCCCCGCGTGAGATCAAAATGGCGATCACGGGGCGGGGAGCAGCCACCAAGGCTCAGGTCGGCTACATGACCGGCAAACTGCTGGGCCTGGAGTTCGACGAGGGCGAAGAAGACATTTCGGATGCGCTGGCGGCGGCCCTGTGGCTGGTTATGCGCAGTCAGCATCCCCTGACCATGAGACCCGCGCGATGATTGATTTTGTCGAAGGCATACTGGTCGCAAAATCGCCATCGCAGGCGGTGATCCTGACGGGCGGCCTGGGCGTACGCGGTAATATCTCGCTGGCGACCTACGATGAGCTGCCGCTGCTCGGAGAACAGATCCGGCTCTGGACGCACCTGCAACTGCGCGAAGAGGAACTGACGCTGTTTGCATTTGCGACGCAGGAAGAGCGCTGGATGTTCCTGCATCTGATTACCGTTAACGGCGTGGGACCGAAACTGGCGATGGTGGCGCTGTCGGCGGCCCGAACGGACACGCTGCGGCGGGCGATTATCGAAGGCGACAGTGACCGCTTGAAGAGCATTCCGCGCATCGGCTCGAAGATTGCCGAGCGGATCGTGCTGGAACTGAAGAAGAAACTGAGTGACGAATCTCCTTCCTTCGAAGTGGGAGTGTCGTCGAAGAGTGACGAGATACAGCAAGCGGTCAGCGCGTTATGCGCTCTGGGATTTACGAGGGCCGAAGCAGAAAAGTCTGTGGACGGTGCGGTGAAGCGCGGCGGTAAGGGTGTCGAAGAATTAGTGAAGTTATCGCTCCGGATGAGTTAATGCCGCGAATCATAGAACCACAGAAGTTTGAAGAAGATCTCGATCTTGACCTGTCGCTGCGGCCATCAAGCTTTGATGAGTTCGTAGGGCAGCCCAGGGTCAAAGAGCAGCTTTCGATATTTATTCAGGCGGCGCGGGAGCGGGGGGAAGCGCTCGATCACGTGCTGCTGTATGGGCCTCCGGGTCTGGGGAAGACCACACTGGCCCATCTGATTGCAAGAAGTTTGGGCTCGGGTATCCGTGTAACCACGGGCCCCGTGTTGGACAAGCCGGGCGATCTGGCCGGGCTGCTGACGAATCTGCAGGATAAGGATATTCTGTTCGTGGACGAGATTCACCGCCTGAATCCGGTGGTGGAAGAATATCTTTATCCGGCGATGGAAGATTTCAAGCTGGACATTCTGATTGACAAGGGTCCCGCGGCGCGGACGTTGCAGCTCCAGCTTCAGCATTTCACCTTGGTGGGCGCAACCACCCGAGCGGGACTGCTGACCAGTCCGCTGCGGTCGCGGTTTGGAGTGACTCTCCGGCTGGACTATTATGAGCCGGAAGACTTACATACGATTTTGCGCCGCTCGGCTCGGCTCCTGAACGTCCAGTATGACGAAGAAGGGCTGGCGGAGATTGCGGTGCGGTCACGCGGCACACCCCGCGTGGCAAACCGGCTTCTGCGGCGGATCCGCGACGTAGCCCAAGTGAGGGGCGACGGGCGAGTGTCCGGCAGGTTGGCGCGGGAAGCCTTGCAGCTTCTCGAGATTGATGAATACGGTTTGGATGATCTGGACAAGCGGCTGCTCCACGCTCTGATCGAGCACTTTCGCGGCGGACCGGTGGGTTTAGGAACCCTCGCGGTAACCGTGGGAGAGGATGAGGGAACGCTGGAAGAGATCTGTGAACCGTATCTGATCCGGCAGGGTTTCCTGCAACGTACTTCCCGTGGGAGAGTGGCAACGGCACGAGCCTTTGAGCATTTGGGAATCAAGGTTCCGGCGTCTCTCCAGTCAAAGCTCTTTTAGCCTTTCGTTTTTGTACCGGCTCTTGCATTTGCGTGTTGGGGTTAGCACCGCAAGCCGGGAGGGTTGAACCAAGGAGTTGGAAGACCAACTATGCCCATTACATCGGCCGTATATCAGCCGCGCGGTGTGCAGACCACACCCCGGTTGTCGGACTTCAAGTACGCACTTCCAGACAAGCTGATCGCTCAGGAGCCGGTGCCCCGCCGTGACGAATCGCGGCTGTTGATCGTGGACCGGGATACGCGACAGTTTCATGACGGGAAATTCACGGATGTGCTCGACTATCTCGATCCGGGCGACTGCCTTGTGGTGAACGAGACCCGAGTGTTTCCGGCGCGTCTGCGGGGCTTCAAAGAGAAGACCGAGGCGGAGATTGAAGTCTTTTTGCTGCGGCGACTCACCGAAGAGCTGTGGGAAGTGCTCGTGAAGCCGGCGCGTAAAGTGCGTACGGGCAACACGATCATGATCGGCGACTGCATTACCTGTGAAGTGATCGACAACACCACGTCGGGTGGCCGCGTGGTGCGTTTCCACTATGAAGGGGACTTTGGGGAACTGGTGGAGAAATTCGGCCAGCCGCCGCTTCCTCCTTATATTCGCCGCGAACCGAAGGTTGAGGATCGCGAGCGCTATCAGACCATCTTTGCCCGCGTATCGGGAGCCGTAGCGGCGCCGACTGCAGGCCTGCATTTTTCCGAAGATCTGATTCAGAAGGCTCAGGCCAAGGGCGTCGAACTGGTGCCGATCATTCTGCATGTGGGTCTGGGAACGTTCCGGCCCGTACAGGTGGAGGATCTTTCGCGGCACCGGATGGACTCGGAATATTACGAAGTCAACCAGAACGCCGTGGACAAGATAAACGGCGCCATTGAAAAGGGCAAGCGGGTCATTGCGGTGGGAACCTCCGTGACGCGCACGCTGGAGACGGTGGCTAATTTCAACGGCGGCATTAAAGTGGCGCGCGGCTGGACGGACAAGTTCATCTATCCGCCTTACCACTTCAAGGTGGTGGACCGGCTGGTGACGAACTTCCATCTTCCGGGATCCACGCTGCTGATGCTGGTGTCGGCCTTTGCCGATCAGGAACTGATTCTCAAGGCGTATCGTCATGCCATCCGTGAGAAGTACCGCTTCTACAGCTATGGCGATGCGATGTTGATCGTTTGAAATTCTCGTTGCTGATACCGGCGGCCGGGAGCGGAGTCCGGCTCGGCGCGCACCTTCCGAAGACGCTGATCGATTTGGCGGGCAGACCGATGTTTGTCCGCGCCGCCGATTCGCTGGTGCGGCATCCCTTATGTATAGAAACGGTGATTGCCGCACCGGCCGGCTTCGAAGAGTATTATCTTGAGGCCGCCGGGAAGGCATGGGCCGATTACGATGTGCGCGTGGTGACCGGCGGCCGGACCCGGCAGGAATCGGTGACCTTTGCGCTGCGTTCATTGCAACAGGACAGTGATGCGATCCTGATCCATGACGCGGCAAGGCCGTTCATCACGCCTGACGTGATCGAGCGGGTCCTTGCGGCGCTGATGGCGGGCGACACGGCGGCTTTGCCGGGATTGCCGGTGACGGATACCCTCAAACGGGTAGCGACCGACTCGAGGCTCGTTGACAGTACGGTGGATCGCCACGACCTGATGGCGGTGCAGACACCGCAGGGACTCCGTCGCGACGCGGCCCAGACGGCGTTCGACCGCGCGACACGGGATGGCCTGGACGGGACGGATGACGTCTGGCTGATCGAACATTACCGGCTCGGATCTATCCGGGTCGTGGATGGTGCCCCGCGCAATTTCAAAATTACCACTCCGGAGGATTTGGCGCGTGCCCGCGAACTTCTGGCTTATGACACCCACTGATTCGCACGCTGAATTCGCGAAAGACGAACCGGTTAAGACAGGGTTCATGCTGGCGGTTGCCCATGAGCCCTTTTCCATTGGTGGATGTGCACGATGAGCCTGAGGGTAGGCATTGGCACCGATGCGCACCGCCGCGTCGATGGACGCAAACTGATTTTGGGCGGCGTGGAGATCGAGGCGGACTTCGGACTGGAAGCGCATTCGGACGGCGACGTGCTGTGCCACGCGATTCTGGATGCGATGCTGGGCGCGGCGGCCCTGGGCGACAAGGGGACCTTCTTTCCGCCCAGCGATCCGCAGTTCAAGGATATTCGATCCACGGAACTTTTGGTGCGGGCGTCGCAGACGCTGCAAAAGCATCGCTGCGCGCTGGTGAATGTAGATGTCAGTGTGGTGTGCGAAGAACCGAAGCTGCTGCCGTATATTCCGCGGATGAAGCAGGAATTGGCGGCGGCGCTGGGGATTCGCGAAAGCCGGATTTCAATCAAAGGTACAACGACGGAGCGACTGGGTTTTACGGGCCGCAATGAAGGAATCGCCGCGATGGCGGTGGCGCTCGTGGACTGCGCTGAAGACGAAACATGACGGTAAGAACCCGCTACGCGCCGAGCCCGACCGGCTATCTCCATGTGGGCGGCCTGCGCACAGCTCTCTACAATTATCTTTACGCGCGCCAGCATGGCGGCGTGTTTGTGCTGCGCATCGAAGATACCGACCAGACGCGCAAGGTGGAAGGCGCCGTCGAAAATCTTTTGAATGTGATGGCGTGGATCGGCCTGGATTTCGATGAAGGCCCATTCCTCGGGGGACCCTTCGGACCTTACATCCAATCCGAGCGCCTGGCGATTTATCGCGACCATGTCACGCGCCTGGCGGGCAGCGGGCATGCCTATCCCTGTTTCTGCTCGGCGGAAACGCTGAAAGAGATGCGTCTGCTGCAGACGGAGCGCGGACAACTTCCGATGTACGACCGCCGCTGCCGTTCGCTGGATCCTGACGTGGCGCGAGATCGGATCGCGGCGGGCGAGCCGCATGTGTGGCGGATGGCCGTGCCGCTGGATCGCACGCTGGTGATTCATGACTTGATTCGCGGCGACGTGCACTTCGAAGGAAGTACGCTGGACGATCAGGTGCTGCTGAAGACGGACGGCTTTCCCACCTATCATCTGGCGAACGTGGTGGACGATCACCTGATGCAGATCAGCCATGTGATTCGCGGCGAAGAGTGGTTACCGTCCACGCCCAAGCACGTGCTGCTCTACGATTTTTTCGAATGGAAACGCCCGGAGTTCGCCCATCTGCCGCTGTTGTTGAATCCGGATCGCAGCAAGATGTCCAAGCGCTCGGGCGACGTGGCCGTGGAAGACTACCGCAAGAAGGGGATTCTTCCCGAGGCTCTGATCAACTTTGTGGCGCTGTTGGGCTGGCATCCGCAGGATGACCGCGAGATGTTTTCCGTGGGGGATTTGATCCGGGAATTTTCGCTGGAGCGGGTGAACAAGGCGGGGGCGGTTTTCGATGTCGCCAAGCTCGAGTGGACGAATACCGAGTATCTCAAGGCGCAATCGGATGACGAATTGTTCGCGCATGTCGAGCAGGAACTTTCCGACCTGATCGAGGCGTATGGGGAGAAACGCGTGCGCTACGCGCTGACCACTCTGCGCGGCGGCATCGTGAGCTATCAGGATATGGTGCGGCGGGTTCGGGATGTCTTCGAGCCGGTCGGAACGCCGGATCCGGAGATGGCCGCGCTGCTCGTTGACGAGACCGCGCGGGATGTGGCGGCGGAATTCGCCGACCGCATGGCTAAGCTTGATCCTGCGGTGTGGAACGATTTCGAAAAACTGGAGGCGGTCTTCAAGCTGGCAGCCTCCGAAGCCGGCCAGGCTAAAGGGGTCAAGGGCAAAAATCTGTGGCGGTCGTTGCGCGCCGCGCTGACGGGACAGCCTCATGGTCCCGAGCTTGCCAAACTGGTCGGGATCTGGGGACGCGACCGCGTGCTGGCACAACTGGATCGAGCCCTTGCCGAAGCGCGCGACACACTCTCTTCTTAACTTCCCACAACCTCATCTATGAAGATACTTGTTCTATGCGGCGGGGAATCCGCCGAGCGTGTGGTTTCTCTGGCCTCAGGCGACGCCGTAGCTCGCTGGCTGGTGGACGCCGGGTTTGACGTGTTGAAATATGATCCGGAAGAGCCGGGCGTGACTCGTAAGGCCGACGAGAAGATGGCTCCGGCGGCCATTGGAATTGCCGCACCGCTGCCGGTTTCGCATGGGCAATACGATCCAGCAACGGTGCGCGGATTACTTCAGGTGATGGACACCTTCCGGCCCGATCTGGTGTTTCCGATTCTGCATGGTGGACGCGGCGAAGACGGTACGCTGCAATCGCTGCTGGATTGGGTAGGCATTCCGTACGCGGGACCGGGCGCGCTGGCCTGCTGCCTGGCAATGAACAAGCACCATTCGAGAATCGTGATGCGCGCGGCAGGTGTGCCGGTGACCGAAGGCTTTGTGGTGCCGGTGGAGCGGATGCGCGATCCGCAGTGGGTGATGGAGCAGATCGGCACG from bacterium encodes the following:
- the ruvA gene encoding Holliday junction branch migration protein RuvA — translated: MIDFVEGILVAKSPSQAVILTGGLGVRGNISLATYDELPLLGEQIRLWTHLQLREEELTLFAFATQEERWMFLHLITVNGVGPKLAMVALSAARTDTLRRAIIEGDSDRLKSIPRIGSKIAERIVLELKKKLSDESPSFEVGVSSKSDEIQQAVSALCALGFTRAEAEKSVDGAVKRGGKGVEELVKLSLRMS
- the queA gene encoding tRNA preQ1(34) S-adenosylmethionine ribosyltransferase-isomerase QueA produces the protein MPITSAVYQPRGVQTTPRLSDFKYALPDKLIAQEPVPRRDESRLLIVDRDTRQFHDGKFTDVLDYLDPGDCLVVNETRVFPARLRGFKEKTEAEIEVFLLRRLTEELWEVLVKPARKVRTGNTIMIGDCITCEVIDNTTSGGRVVRFHYEGDFGELVEKFGQPPLPPYIRREPKVEDRERYQTIFARVSGAVAAPTAGLHFSEDLIQKAQAKGVELVPIILHVGLGTFRPVQVEDLSRHRMDSEYYEVNQNAVDKINGAIEKGKRVIAVGTSVTRTLETVANFNGGIKVARGWTDKFIYPPYHFKVVDRLVTNFHLPGSTLLMLVSAFADQELILKAYRHAIREKYRFYSYGDAMLIV
- the ruvC gene encoding crossover junction endodeoxyribonuclease RuvC, with protein sequence MGIVLGVDPGLATTGWGVVGVDGKRFQYLESGKITSTPKQPMGRRLERIFAGLQQVIETFGVTGCAVESGYVGVSAMSALLLGQARAAAILAAETKGIPVETVAPREIKMAITGRGAATKAQVGYMTGKLLGLEFDEGEEDISDALAAALWLVMRSQHPLTMRPAR
- the ispF gene encoding 2-C-methyl-D-erythritol 2,4-cyclodiphosphate synthase yields the protein MSLRVGIGTDAHRRVDGRKLILGGVEIEADFGLEAHSDGDVLCHAILDAMLGAAALGDKGTFFPPSDPQFKDIRSTELLVRASQTLQKHRCALVNVDVSVVCEEPKLLPYIPRMKQELAAALGIRESRISIKGTTTERLGFTGRNEGIAAMAVALVDCAEDET
- the gltX gene encoding glutamate--tRNA ligase, whose amino-acid sequence is MTVRTRYAPSPTGYLHVGGLRTALYNYLYARQHGGVFVLRIEDTDQTRKVEGAVENLLNVMAWIGLDFDEGPFLGGPFGPYIQSERLAIYRDHVTRLAGSGHAYPCFCSAETLKEMRLLQTERGQLPMYDRRCRSLDPDVARDRIAAGEPHVWRMAVPLDRTLVIHDLIRGDVHFEGSTLDDQVLLKTDGFPTYHLANVVDDHLMQISHVIRGEEWLPSTPKHVLLYDFFEWKRPEFAHLPLLLNPDRSKMSKRSGDVAVEDYRKKGILPEALINFVALLGWHPQDDREMFSVGDLIREFSLERVNKAGAVFDVAKLEWTNTEYLKAQSDDELFAHVEQELSDLIEAYGEKRVRYALTTLRGGIVSYQDMVRRVRDVFEPVGTPDPEMAALLVDETARDVAAEFADRMAKLDPAVWNDFEKLEAVFKLAASEAGQAKGVKGKNLWRSLRAALTGQPHGPELAKLVGIWGRDRVLAQLDRALAEARDTLSS
- the ispD gene encoding 2-C-methyl-D-erythritol 4-phosphate cytidylyltransferase, translating into MLIPAAGSGVRLGAHLPKTLIDLAGRPMFVRAADSLVRHPLCIETVIAAPAGFEEYYLEAAGKAWADYDVRVVTGGRTRQESVTFALRSLQQDSDAILIHDAARPFITPDVIERVLAALMAGDTAALPGLPVTDTLKRVATDSRLVDSTVDRHDLMAVQTPQGLRRDAAQTAFDRATRDGLDGTDDVWLIEHYRLGSIRVVDGAPRNFKITTPEDLARARELLAYDTH
- the ruvB gene encoding Holliday junction branch migration DNA helicase RuvB codes for the protein MPRIIEPQKFEEDLDLDLSLRPSSFDEFVGQPRVKEQLSIFIQAARERGEALDHVLLYGPPGLGKTTLAHLIARSLGSGIRVTTGPVLDKPGDLAGLLTNLQDKDILFVDEIHRLNPVVEEYLYPAMEDFKLDILIDKGPAARTLQLQLQHFTLVGATTRAGLLTSPLRSRFGVTLRLDYYEPEDLHTILRRSARLLNVQYDEEGLAEIAVRSRGTPRVANRLLRRIRDVAQVRGDGRVSGRLAREALQLLEIDEYGLDDLDKRLLHALIEHFRGGPVGLGTLAVTVGEDEGTLEEICEPYLIRQGFLQRTSRGRVATARAFEHLGIKVPASLQSKLF